In Ostrea edulis chromosome 4, xbOstEdul1.1, whole genome shotgun sequence, a single window of DNA contains:
- the LOC125668506 gene encoding spermatogenesis-associated protein 1-like isoform X22 has protein sequence MSRNNGYGSYRGSSREIRPPSAELVDLHVYIVPPDIWRERYNNFLNQNVTETISAGIIRVHPERLVYDLRDELDQQVGVEMLPRDYVFLKSVGRSITRLKQKQEYQLKAKHFIPPQAYAPELYLLEISADDRESSRTSTRPQSPYSQNPESEDERRSGNKSKHRNNESSPYRYSPLPKIKPTHSPPHRVEYNHNGDIKTENGRLSDSWGSNRDKRTPPPPRSVPRTPTRPKVSREFTPRNQTPREESHRAPPRSSPSPTDHRKRANQNQEPGSGTYTNHTNEDSGINVNSPEDHFDALDRRKQDEDRNDDLHRRLHPENDEHRRNGEEDNDEWERRRREDEERRRREEEERRRREEEEQRREEEERRRLEEERARISKQQLTGSDEDLNRFPSPPPLQMNDSNEGHDTESSKQNRKAEKERLLKELEAAREARRAVEKQREELVKKAKLMQTKTQNRRNHARDIWKKRYFEEKKKTPPLEEQCNRLRHELDIIHRKLMNTLEGPSKDKSTKHGDLKPSQKNNYKIQATRLTHEIDDMRRRLENAKMKLTAEMKLRNQAETELRALRAELTQQKIQLTLTRNQQLAKMTPTTHDSRLMTSSYS, from the exons ATGAGTAGGAATAACGGTTATGGTTCCTACAGAGGAAGCAGTAGAGAAATTAGACCCCCATCAGCAGAG CTTGTAGAccttcatgtatatatagtgcCACCAGACATTTGGAGGGAACGCTATAACAACTTCTTAAATCAGAATGTAACAGAGACAATCTCTGCAGGAATCATCAG GGTACACCCAGAGCGTTTAGTGTATGATCTCCGTGATGAATTGGATCAGCAAGTGGGGGTGGAAATGCTCCCCAGAGACTATGTTTTCCTCAAAAGTGTGGGTCGAAGCATCACACGG ttaaaacaaaaacaagaatatcagttgAAAGCAAAGCATTTTATTCCTCCTCAG GCCTATGCCCCTGAGTTATATTTATTAGAGATCAGCGCAGATGACCGTGAGAGCAGTCGGACCTCAACACGCCCACAGTCTCCGTACTCCCAAAACCCAGAAA GTGAAGATGAACGTCGCTCTGGCAACAAATCTAAACATAGAAATAACGAGTCATCCCCATACCGCTATTCCCCCCTCCCCAAAATTAAACCTACCCATAGTCCCCCACACAGAGTTGAATACAATCACAATGGCgatataaaaacagaaaatgGTCGGTTATCAGATTCCTGGGGCTCCAATAGAGACAAAcgcaccccacccccaccccgaaGTGTGCCAAGAACCCCCACCCGCCCCAAAGTTTCTCGGGAATTCACTCCCCGTAATCAAACCCCAAGAGAGGAGTCCCATAGGGCTCCTCCTAGGTCTTCACCATCTCCAACAGATCATAGAAAGCGAGCAAACCAGAACCAAGAACCAGGATCAGGGACATATACTAACCACACCAACGAAGATTCAGGGATCAACGTAAACTCACCAGAGGACCACTTTGATGCCTTAGACAG AAGGAAACAAGATGAGGACAGAAATGATGACCTTCATCGACGTCTTCACCCAGAAAACGATGAACATCGAAGGAATGGTGAAGAGGATAATGATGAGTGGGAGCGACGACGTCGTGAGGATGAGGAACGAAGACGGAGAGAAGAGGAAGAACGTAGGAGGAGAGAGGAAGAGGAACAAAGGAGAGAGGAAGAAGAAAGACGTCGTCTGGAAGAAGAAAGAGCAAGGATATCGAAGCAACAGCTGACAGGTTCAGATGAG gACCTAAACAGATTCCCATCTCCTCCTCCACTACAGATGAATGACTCTAATGAGGGCCATGATACAGAATCATCAAAGCAAAACAGAAAGGCTGAAA AGGAGCGACTGTTGAAAGAACTAGAAGCGGCTCGTGAAGCTAGGAGAGCTGTAGAAAAACAAAGGGAAGAGCTGGTGAAAAAGGCCAAATTAATGCAAACAAAAACTCAGAACAGGCGAAATCATG CCAGGGATATATGGAAGAAGCGTTATTTTGAAGAAAAGAAGAAGACTCCGCCATTGGAAGAGCAGTGCAACAGATTACGACATGAACTAGATATCATTCATAGGAAATTAATGAACACGTTGGAAGGACCTTCGAAAGATAAATCCACCAAACATGGTGACTTGAAACCTTCCCAAAAG AATAATTATAAGATACAAGCGACACGGTTGACTCATGAAATCGATGACATGAGGCGGAGACTAGAGAATGCCAAGATGAAACTGACCGCTGAGATGAAG
- the LOC125668506 gene encoding trichohyalin-like isoform X12, with the protein MSRNNGYGSYRGSSREIRPPSAELVDLHVYIVPPDIWRERYNNFLNQNVTETISAGIIRVHPERLVYDLRDELDQQVGVEMLPRDYVFLKSVGRSITRLKQKQEYQLKAKHFIPPQAYAPELYLLEISADDRESSRTSTRPQSPYSQNPENHRKRANQNQEPGSGTYTNHTNEDSGINVNSPEDHFDALDRRKQDEDRNDDLHRRLHPENDEHRRNGEEDNDEWERRRREDEERRRREEEERRRREEEEQRREEEERRRLEEERARISKQQLTGSDEVSTVSSENTPIASNEGSRKPTLGHQYQQIPSSAFTKNSLNFNEGGDPSVNPTSVNYSKEQNSTTVDNSVYGGKHRMKVPGGNKDLVNTYNKDRERSLQNPENSMNYNKERLKVPEMDLNRFPSPPPLQMNDSNEGHDTESSKQNRKAENAPAVFVTKHSLSKQETKKEIKERLLKELEAAREARRAVEKQREELVKKAKLMQTKTQNRRNHDMMNIFDARDIWKKRYFEEKKKTPPLEEQCNRLRHELDIIHRKLMNTLEGPSKDKSTKHGDLKPSQKVGDKQEPGQFYPANYRNTGQAPPYNQNYEDGLIRQGYQRALLNNTTENYQEYQPHHANNYYNGQVIPRKMGSPKLPPISPQSKKSSRPSSYYDQTNTYRSPLNSAYHRPYSYQPPTKSGSRFSSPNSVSPNARGNFRSPASSGKSVRFEPSRRNSRGINYY; encoded by the exons ATGAGTAGGAATAACGGTTATGGTTCCTACAGAGGAAGCAGTAGAGAAATTAGACCCCCATCAGCAGAG CTTGTAGAccttcatgtatatatagtgcCACCAGACATTTGGAGGGAACGCTATAACAACTTCTTAAATCAGAATGTAACAGAGACAATCTCTGCAGGAATCATCAG GGTACACCCAGAGCGTTTAGTGTATGATCTCCGTGATGAATTGGATCAGCAAGTGGGGGTGGAAATGCTCCCCAGAGACTATGTTTTCCTCAAAAGTGTGGGTCGAAGCATCACACGG ttaaaacaaaaacaagaatatcagttgAAAGCAAAGCATTTTATTCCTCCTCAG GCCTATGCCCCTGAGTTATATTTATTAGAGATCAGCGCAGATGACCGTGAGAGCAGTCGGACCTCAACACGCCCACAGTCTCCGTACTCCCAAAACCCAGAAA ATCATAGAAAGCGAGCAAACCAGAACCAAGAACCAGGATCAGGGACATATACTAACCACACCAACGAAGATTCAGGGATCAACGTAAACTCACCAGAGGACCACTTTGATGCCTTAGACAG AAGGAAACAAGATGAGGACAGAAATGATGACCTTCATCGACGTCTTCACCCAGAAAACGATGAACATCGAAGGAATGGTGAAGAGGATAATGATGAGTGGGAGCGACGACGTCGTGAGGATGAGGAACGAAGACGGAGAGAAGAGGAAGAACGTAGGAGGAGAGAGGAAGAGGAACAAAGGAGAGAGGAAGAAGAAAGACGTCGTCTGGAAGAAGAAAGAGCAAGGATATCGAAGCAACAGCTGACAGGTTCAGATGAG GTATCAACAGTAAGCTCCGAAAACACACCAATTGCTAGTAATGAAGGGTCAAGAAAGCCTACACTG GGACACCAGTATCAACAGATTCCATCATCTGCTTTCACTAAGAATTCATTGAATTTCAATGAAGGGGGAGATCCTTCAGTAAACCCAACTTCAGTGAATTATAGCAAAGAGCAAAATTCAACAACCGTTGATAATTCAGTATATGGTGGTAAACACAGAATGAAAGTTCCAGGGGGGAATAAAGATTTAGTAAACACCTACAATAAAGATAGAGAAAGATCTCTCCAAAATCctgaaaattcaatgaattacaATAAAGAGAGATTGAAAGTTCCAGAGATG gACCTAAACAGATTCCCATCTCCTCCTCCACTACAGATGAATGACTCTAATGAGGGCCATGATACAGAATCATCAAAGCAAAACAGAAAGGCTGAAA ATGCCCCAGCTGTTTTTGTGACCAAGCATTCCCTTTCTAAGCAGGAAACAAAGAAGGAAATAA AGGAGCGACTGTTGAAAGAACTAGAAGCGGCTCGTGAAGCTAGGAGAGCTGTAGAAAAACAAAGGGAAGAGCTGGTGAAAAAGGCCAAATTAATGCAAACAAAAACTCAGAACAGGCGAAATCATG ACATGATGAATATTTTTGATG CCAGGGATATATGGAAGAAGCGTTATTTTGAAGAAAAGAAGAAGACTCCGCCATTGGAAGAGCAGTGCAACAGATTACGACATGAACTAGATATCATTCATAGGAAATTAATGAACACGTTGGAAGGACCTTCGAAAGATAAATCCACCAAACATGGTGACTTGAAACCTTCCCAAAAGGTTGGTGACAAGCAAGAACCAGGACAGTTCTATCCTGCTAATTATAGAAACACAGGGCAAGCGCCTCCATATAATCAGAATTACGAGGATGGCTTAATCAGACAGGGCTATCAGAGAGCATTGCTGAATAATACGACTGAAAATTATCAAGAATACCAACCACACCATGCTAACAATTATTATAATGGACAAGTAATTCCCAGGAAAATGGGGAGCCCAAAACTTCCACCTATCTCCCCTCAATCAAAAAAGTCCAGTCGACCCTCTAGTTATTATGATCAGACAAATACCTATCGAAGCCCACTTAATTCAGCCTATCATCGTCCCTATTCCTACCAACCCCCAACTAAATCCGGGTCAAGGTTTTCATCACCTAATAGTGTATCCCCTAATGCAAGAGGGAATTTTCGTTCTCCGGCTAGCTCTGGTAAAAGTGTACGATTTGAACCTTCAAGGAGGAACTCAAGAGGAATAAACTACTATTGA
- the LOC125668506 gene encoding trichohyalin-like isoform X3: MSRNNGYGSYRGSSREIRPPSAELVDLHVYIVPPDIWRERYNNFLNQNVTETISAGIIRVHPERLVYDLRDELDQQVGVEMLPRDYVFLKSVGRSITRLKQKQEYQLKAKHFIPPQAYAPELYLLEISADDRESSRTSTRPQSPYSQNPESEDERRSGNKSKHRNNESSPYRYSPLPKIKPTHSPPHRVEYNHNGDIKTENGRLSDSWGSNRDKRTPPPPRSVPRTPTRPKVSREFTPRNQTPREESHRAPPRSSPSPTDHRKRANQNQEPGSGTYTNHTNEDSGINVNSPEDHFDALDRRKQDEDRNDDLHRRLHPENDEHRRNGEEDNDEWERRRREDEERRRREEEERRRREEEEQRREEEERRRLEEERARISKQQLTGSDEVSTVSSENTPIASNEGSRKPTLGHQYQQIPSSAFTKNSLNFNEGGDPSVNPTSVNYSKEQNSTTVDNSVYGGKHRMKVPGGNKDLVNTYNKDRERSLQNPENSMNYNKERLKVPEMDLNRFPSPPPLQMNDSNEGHDTESSKQNRKAEKERLLKELEAAREARRAVEKQREELVKKAKLMQTKTQNRRNHDMMNIFDARDIWKKRYFEEKKKTPPLEEQCNRLRHELDIIHRKLMNTLEGPSKDKSTKHGDLKPSQKVGDKQEPGQFYPANYRNTGQAPPYNQNYEDGLIRQGYQRALLNNTTENYQEYQPHHANNYYNGQVIPRKMGSPKLPPISPQSKKSSRPSSYYDQTNTYRSPLNSAYHRPYSYQPPTKSGSRFSSPNSVSPNARGNFRSPASSGKSVRFEPSRRNSRGINYY, translated from the exons ATGAGTAGGAATAACGGTTATGGTTCCTACAGAGGAAGCAGTAGAGAAATTAGACCCCCATCAGCAGAG CTTGTAGAccttcatgtatatatagtgcCACCAGACATTTGGAGGGAACGCTATAACAACTTCTTAAATCAGAATGTAACAGAGACAATCTCTGCAGGAATCATCAG GGTACACCCAGAGCGTTTAGTGTATGATCTCCGTGATGAATTGGATCAGCAAGTGGGGGTGGAAATGCTCCCCAGAGACTATGTTTTCCTCAAAAGTGTGGGTCGAAGCATCACACGG ttaaaacaaaaacaagaatatcagttgAAAGCAAAGCATTTTATTCCTCCTCAG GCCTATGCCCCTGAGTTATATTTATTAGAGATCAGCGCAGATGACCGTGAGAGCAGTCGGACCTCAACACGCCCACAGTCTCCGTACTCCCAAAACCCAGAAA GTGAAGATGAACGTCGCTCTGGCAACAAATCTAAACATAGAAATAACGAGTCATCCCCATACCGCTATTCCCCCCTCCCCAAAATTAAACCTACCCATAGTCCCCCACACAGAGTTGAATACAATCACAATGGCgatataaaaacagaaaatgGTCGGTTATCAGATTCCTGGGGCTCCAATAGAGACAAAcgcaccccacccccaccccgaaGTGTGCCAAGAACCCCCACCCGCCCCAAAGTTTCTCGGGAATTCACTCCCCGTAATCAAACCCCAAGAGAGGAGTCCCATAGGGCTCCTCCTAGGTCTTCACCATCTCCAACAGATCATAGAAAGCGAGCAAACCAGAACCAAGAACCAGGATCAGGGACATATACTAACCACACCAACGAAGATTCAGGGATCAACGTAAACTCACCAGAGGACCACTTTGATGCCTTAGACAG AAGGAAACAAGATGAGGACAGAAATGATGACCTTCATCGACGTCTTCACCCAGAAAACGATGAACATCGAAGGAATGGTGAAGAGGATAATGATGAGTGGGAGCGACGACGTCGTGAGGATGAGGAACGAAGACGGAGAGAAGAGGAAGAACGTAGGAGGAGAGAGGAAGAGGAACAAAGGAGAGAGGAAGAAGAAAGACGTCGTCTGGAAGAAGAAAGAGCAAGGATATCGAAGCAACAGCTGACAGGTTCAGATGAG GTATCAACAGTAAGCTCCGAAAACACACCAATTGCTAGTAATGAAGGGTCAAGAAAGCCTACACTG GGACACCAGTATCAACAGATTCCATCATCTGCTTTCACTAAGAATTCATTGAATTTCAATGAAGGGGGAGATCCTTCAGTAAACCCAACTTCAGTGAATTATAGCAAAGAGCAAAATTCAACAACCGTTGATAATTCAGTATATGGTGGTAAACACAGAATGAAAGTTCCAGGGGGGAATAAAGATTTAGTAAACACCTACAATAAAGATAGAGAAAGATCTCTCCAAAATCctgaaaattcaatgaattacaATAAAGAGAGATTGAAAGTTCCAGAGATG gACCTAAACAGATTCCCATCTCCTCCTCCACTACAGATGAATGACTCTAATGAGGGCCATGATACAGAATCATCAAAGCAAAACAGAAAGGCTGAAA AGGAGCGACTGTTGAAAGAACTAGAAGCGGCTCGTGAAGCTAGGAGAGCTGTAGAAAAACAAAGGGAAGAGCTGGTGAAAAAGGCCAAATTAATGCAAACAAAAACTCAGAACAGGCGAAATCATG ACATGATGAATATTTTTGATG CCAGGGATATATGGAAGAAGCGTTATTTTGAAGAAAAGAAGAAGACTCCGCCATTGGAAGAGCAGTGCAACAGATTACGACATGAACTAGATATCATTCATAGGAAATTAATGAACACGTTGGAAGGACCTTCGAAAGATAAATCCACCAAACATGGTGACTTGAAACCTTCCCAAAAGGTTGGTGACAAGCAAGAACCAGGACAGTTCTATCCTGCTAATTATAGAAACACAGGGCAAGCGCCTCCATATAATCAGAATTACGAGGATGGCTTAATCAGACAGGGCTATCAGAGAGCATTGCTGAATAATACGACTGAAAATTATCAAGAATACCAACCACACCATGCTAACAATTATTATAATGGACAAGTAATTCCCAGGAAAATGGGGAGCCCAAAACTTCCACCTATCTCCCCTCAATCAAAAAAGTCCAGTCGACCCTCTAGTTATTATGATCAGACAAATACCTATCGAAGCCCACTTAATTCAGCCTATCATCGTCCCTATTCCTACCAACCCCCAACTAAATCCGGGTCAAGGTTTTCATCACCTAATAGTGTATCCCCTAATGCAAGAGGGAATTTTCGTTCTCCGGCTAGCTCTGGTAAAAGTGTACGATTTGAACCTTCAAGGAGGAACTCAAGAGGAATAAACTACTATTGA
- the LOC125668506 gene encoding spermatogenesis-associated protein 1-like isoform X17: MSRNNGYGSYRGSSREIRPPSAELVDLHVYIVPPDIWRERYNNFLNQNVTETISAGIIRVHPERLVYDLRDELDQQVGVEMLPRDYVFLKSVGRSITRLKQKQEYQLKAKHFIPPQAYAPELYLLEISADDRESSRTSTRPQSPYSQNPESEDERRSGNKSKHRNNESSPYRYSPLPKIKPTHSPPHRVEYNHNGDIKTENGRLSDSWGSNRDKRTPPPPRSVPRTPTRPKVSREFTPRNQTPREESHRAPPRSSPSPTDHRKRANQNQEPGSGTYTNHTNEDSGINVNSPEDHFDALDRRKQDEDRNDDLHRRLHPENDEHRRNGEEDNDEWERRRREDEERRRREEEERRRREEEEQRREEEERRRLEEERARISKQQLTGSDEDLNRFPSPPPLQMNDSNEGHDTESSKQNRKAEKERLLKELEAAREARRAVEKQREELVKKAKLMQTKTQNRRNHARDIWKKRYFEEKKKTPPLEEQCNRLRHELDIIHRKLMNTLEGPSKDKSTKHGDLKPSQKVGDKQEPGQFYPANYRNTGQAPPYNQNYEDGLIRQGYQRALLNNTTENYQEYQPHHANNYYNGQVIPRKMGSPKLPPISPQSKKSSRPSSYYDQTNTYRSPLNSAYHRPYSYQPPTKSGSRFSSPNSVSPNARGNFRSPASSGKSVRFEPSRRNSRGINYY, translated from the exons ATGAGTAGGAATAACGGTTATGGTTCCTACAGAGGAAGCAGTAGAGAAATTAGACCCCCATCAGCAGAG CTTGTAGAccttcatgtatatatagtgcCACCAGACATTTGGAGGGAACGCTATAACAACTTCTTAAATCAGAATGTAACAGAGACAATCTCTGCAGGAATCATCAG GGTACACCCAGAGCGTTTAGTGTATGATCTCCGTGATGAATTGGATCAGCAAGTGGGGGTGGAAATGCTCCCCAGAGACTATGTTTTCCTCAAAAGTGTGGGTCGAAGCATCACACGG ttaaaacaaaaacaagaatatcagttgAAAGCAAAGCATTTTATTCCTCCTCAG GCCTATGCCCCTGAGTTATATTTATTAGAGATCAGCGCAGATGACCGTGAGAGCAGTCGGACCTCAACACGCCCACAGTCTCCGTACTCCCAAAACCCAGAAA GTGAAGATGAACGTCGCTCTGGCAACAAATCTAAACATAGAAATAACGAGTCATCCCCATACCGCTATTCCCCCCTCCCCAAAATTAAACCTACCCATAGTCCCCCACACAGAGTTGAATACAATCACAATGGCgatataaaaacagaaaatgGTCGGTTATCAGATTCCTGGGGCTCCAATAGAGACAAAcgcaccccacccccaccccgaaGTGTGCCAAGAACCCCCACCCGCCCCAAAGTTTCTCGGGAATTCACTCCCCGTAATCAAACCCCAAGAGAGGAGTCCCATAGGGCTCCTCCTAGGTCTTCACCATCTCCAACAGATCATAGAAAGCGAGCAAACCAGAACCAAGAACCAGGATCAGGGACATATACTAACCACACCAACGAAGATTCAGGGATCAACGTAAACTCACCAGAGGACCACTTTGATGCCTTAGACAG AAGGAAACAAGATGAGGACAGAAATGATGACCTTCATCGACGTCTTCACCCAGAAAACGATGAACATCGAAGGAATGGTGAAGAGGATAATGATGAGTGGGAGCGACGACGTCGTGAGGATGAGGAACGAAGACGGAGAGAAGAGGAAGAACGTAGGAGGAGAGAGGAAGAGGAACAAAGGAGAGAGGAAGAAGAAAGACGTCGTCTGGAAGAAGAAAGAGCAAGGATATCGAAGCAACAGCTGACAGGTTCAGATGAG gACCTAAACAGATTCCCATCTCCTCCTCCACTACAGATGAATGACTCTAATGAGGGCCATGATACAGAATCATCAAAGCAAAACAGAAAGGCTGAAA AGGAGCGACTGTTGAAAGAACTAGAAGCGGCTCGTGAAGCTAGGAGAGCTGTAGAAAAACAAAGGGAAGAGCTGGTGAAAAAGGCCAAATTAATGCAAACAAAAACTCAGAACAGGCGAAATCATG CCAGGGATATATGGAAGAAGCGTTATTTTGAAGAAAAGAAGAAGACTCCGCCATTGGAAGAGCAGTGCAACAGATTACGACATGAACTAGATATCATTCATAGGAAATTAATGAACACGTTGGAAGGACCTTCGAAAGATAAATCCACCAAACATGGTGACTTGAAACCTTCCCAAAAGGTTGGTGACAAGCAAGAACCAGGACAGTTCTATCCTGCTAATTATAGAAACACAGGGCAAGCGCCTCCATATAATCAGAATTACGAGGATGGCTTAATCAGACAGGGCTATCAGAGAGCATTGCTGAATAATACGACTGAAAATTATCAAGAATACCAACCACACCATGCTAACAATTATTATAATGGACAAGTAATTCCCAGGAAAATGGGGAGCCCAAAACTTCCACCTATCTCCCCTCAATCAAAAAAGTCCAGTCGACCCTCTAGTTATTATGATCAGACAAATACCTATCGAAGCCCACTTAATTCAGCCTATCATCGTCCCTATTCCTACCAACCCCCAACTAAATCCGGGTCAAGGTTTTCATCACCTAATAGTGTATCCCCTAATGCAAGAGGGAATTTTCGTTCTCCGGCTAGCTCTGGTAAAAGTGTACGATTTGAACCTTCAAGGAGGAACTCAAGAGGAATAAACTACTATTGA
- the LOC125668506 gene encoding trichohyalin-like isoform X2 produces MSLMERYKTFKRPSSGQLVDLHVYIVPPDIWRERYNNFLNQNVTETISAGIIRVHPERLVYDLRDELDQQVGVEMLPRDYVFLKSVGRSITRLKQKQEYQLKAKHFIPPQAYAPELYLLEISADDRESSRTSTRPQSPYSQNPESEDERRSGNKSKHRNNESSPYRYSPLPKIKPTHSPPHRVEYNHNGDIKTENGRLSDSWGSNRDKRTPPPPRSVPRTPTRPKVSREFTPRNQTPREESHRAPPRSSPSPTDHRKRANQNQEPGSGTYTNHTNEDSGINVNSPEDHFDALDRRKQDEDRNDDLHRRLHPENDEHRRNGEEDNDEWERRRREDEERRRREEEERRRREEEEQRREEEERRRLEEERARISKQQLTGSDEVSTVSSENTPIASNEGSRKPTLGHQYQQIPSSAFTKNSLNFNEGGDPSVNPTSVNYSKEQNSTTVDNSVYGGKHRMKVPGGNKDLVNTYNKDRERSLQNPENSMNYNKERLKVPEMDLNRFPSPPPLQMNDSNEGHDTESSKQNRKAENAPAVFVTKHSLSKQETKKEIKERLLKELEAAREARRAVEKQREELVKKAKLMQTKTQNRRNHDMMNIFDARDIWKKRYFEEKKKTPPLEEQCNRLRHELDIIHRKLMNTLEGPSKDKSTKHGDLKPSQKVGDKQEPGQFYPANYRNTGQAPPYNQNYEDGLIRQGYQRALLNNTTENYQEYQPHHANNYYNGQVIPRKMGSPKLPPISPQSKKSSRPSSYYDQTNTYRSPLNSAYHRPYSYQPPTKSGSRFSSPNSVSPNARGNFRSPASSGKSVRFEPSRRNSRGINYY; encoded by the exons ATGAGTTTGATGGAAAGGTATAAAACCTTCAAGAGACCGTCATCAGGGCAG CTTGTAGAccttcatgtatatatagtgcCACCAGACATTTGGAGGGAACGCTATAACAACTTCTTAAATCAGAATGTAACAGAGACAATCTCTGCAGGAATCATCAG GGTACACCCAGAGCGTTTAGTGTATGATCTCCGTGATGAATTGGATCAGCAAGTGGGGGTGGAAATGCTCCCCAGAGACTATGTTTTCCTCAAAAGTGTGGGTCGAAGCATCACACGG ttaaaacaaaaacaagaatatcagttgAAAGCAAAGCATTTTATTCCTCCTCAG GCCTATGCCCCTGAGTTATATTTATTAGAGATCAGCGCAGATGACCGTGAGAGCAGTCGGACCTCAACACGCCCACAGTCTCCGTACTCCCAAAACCCAGAAA GTGAAGATGAACGTCGCTCTGGCAACAAATCTAAACATAGAAATAACGAGTCATCCCCATACCGCTATTCCCCCCTCCCCAAAATTAAACCTACCCATAGTCCCCCACACAGAGTTGAATACAATCACAATGGCgatataaaaacagaaaatgGTCGGTTATCAGATTCCTGGGGCTCCAATAGAGACAAAcgcaccccacccccaccccgaaGTGTGCCAAGAACCCCCACCCGCCCCAAAGTTTCTCGGGAATTCACTCCCCGTAATCAAACCCCAAGAGAGGAGTCCCATAGGGCTCCTCCTAGGTCTTCACCATCTCCAACAGATCATAGAAAGCGAGCAAACCAGAACCAAGAACCAGGATCAGGGACATATACTAACCACACCAACGAAGATTCAGGGATCAACGTAAACTCACCAGAGGACCACTTTGATGCCTTAGACAG AAGGAAACAAGATGAGGACAGAAATGATGACCTTCATCGACGTCTTCACCCAGAAAACGATGAACATCGAAGGAATGGTGAAGAGGATAATGATGAGTGGGAGCGACGACGTCGTGAGGATGAGGAACGAAGACGGAGAGAAGAGGAAGAACGTAGGAGGAGAGAGGAAGAGGAACAAAGGAGAGAGGAAGAAGAAAGACGTCGTCTGGAAGAAGAAAGAGCAAGGATATCGAAGCAACAGCTGACAGGTTCAGATGAG GTATCAACAGTAAGCTCCGAAAACACACCAATTGCTAGTAATGAAGGGTCAAGAAAGCCTACACTG GGACACCAGTATCAACAGATTCCATCATCTGCTTTCACTAAGAATTCATTGAATTTCAATGAAGGGGGAGATCCTTCAGTAAACCCAACTTCAGTGAATTATAGCAAAGAGCAAAATTCAACAACCGTTGATAATTCAGTATATGGTGGTAAACACAGAATGAAAGTTCCAGGGGGGAATAAAGATTTAGTAAACACCTACAATAAAGATAGAGAAAGATCTCTCCAAAATCctgaaaattcaatgaattacaATAAAGAGAGATTGAAAGTTCCAGAGATG gACCTAAACAGATTCCCATCTCCTCCTCCACTACAGATGAATGACTCTAATGAGGGCCATGATACAGAATCATCAAAGCAAAACAGAAAGGCTGAAA ATGCCCCAGCTGTTTTTGTGACCAAGCATTCCCTTTCTAAGCAGGAAACAAAGAAGGAAATAA AGGAGCGACTGTTGAAAGAACTAGAAGCGGCTCGTGAAGCTAGGAGAGCTGTAGAAAAACAAAGGGAAGAGCTGGTGAAAAAGGCCAAATTAATGCAAACAAAAACTCAGAACAGGCGAAATCATG ACATGATGAATATTTTTGATG CCAGGGATATATGGAAGAAGCGTTATTTTGAAGAAAAGAAGAAGACTCCGCCATTGGAAGAGCAGTGCAACAGATTACGACATGAACTAGATATCATTCATAGGAAATTAATGAACACGTTGGAAGGACCTTCGAAAGATAAATCCACCAAACATGGTGACTTGAAACCTTCCCAAAAGGTTGGTGACAAGCAAGAACCAGGACAGTTCTATCCTGCTAATTATAGAAACACAGGGCAAGCGCCTCCATATAATCAGAATTACGAGGATGGCTTAATCAGACAGGGCTATCAGAGAGCATTGCTGAATAATACGACTGAAAATTATCAAGAATACCAACCACACCATGCTAACAATTATTATAATGGACAAGTAATTCCCAGGAAAATGGGGAGCCCAAAACTTCCACCTATCTCCCCTCAATCAAAAAAGTCCAGTCGACCCTCTAGTTATTATGATCAGACAAATACCTATCGAAGCCCACTTAATTCAGCCTATCATCGTCCCTATTCCTACCAACCCCCAACTAAATCCGGGTCAAGGTTTTCATCACCTAATAGTGTATCCCCTAATGCAAGAGGGAATTTTCGTTCTCCGGCTAGCTCTGGTAAAAGTGTACGATTTGAACCTTCAAGGAGGAACTCAAGAGGAATAAACTACTATTGA